The stretch of DNA GATGAAGGATCGCGGTATCAAGCCTGAACTTGAAGCATTCGATTCGGGCATGATCAACTATGCCTGCTACCTGGCAGAACGAGCCGTGATCGGTCCCCCTCACTACTTCAACCTGATTCTGGGGAACATTGCTTGCGCCCAGGCGGATCTGCTTCATGTAGGCATCATGATTCGCGACCTGCCGGCTAGTTCCCTCTGAAGTGCCGGAGGTCTCGGGGATCGACAGTTGCAGATGAACTCGCTCGCTGTAGCGATGGGCGGTGGTGTAAGAGTCGGCCTAGAGGATAGCGTATGGTACGACGTTGCTCGGACGAGCCCCGCGCGCAACCAGGAACGTGATCGCCTTCCTTGGAGTGACGTTGACCGCTCATACAGGGCGGGCTATACTCAGATGCTGGGGTTGCGCGTGTTGTGATGGCGAACCTCTCGAGTGTGGTACAGGTGATAAAACATTGGATGGGCTCCTGATCGCAACTCCGTTTCCACCGGCGAGAGGTGGCATTCAGAACTACCTTCTCGGTCTGTACTCGAATCTGCCGGAGCATAGATTCTGCGTCCTCAGCCCCCGCCAACCCGGCTGCAGGGATTTCGACGCGGTTCATAGCCGTTTGGCGATCAGGCGCCCCCGCCGCATGCCGCGGATACGCGGGGCGAGAAGCGTCGGCATCTTCATCGAAGCGATGCGGGTCGTGGCTTGCGATAGGGTTCGACACATCCACTGCGGTGTTGTGTTGCCTGACGGTCGCGTCGGGTATCTGCTGCGGAGGATCACAGGTCGTCCCTATCTGGTCTACGCATACGGCATGGAACTGTATGGCTCTCCCGCGTATGAATCCCTCATCACAAGTATTCTGCGCGGCGCCGGCACGGTGGTGGCCATTAGCCGCTTCACCCGCAGTCGGCTGCTCGATCTGGGGGTGGACGCCGCTCGGATTGAGTTGATACCGCCTGGCGTAGACGCAGATTTCTATGTCGCTGGAGAGAGGGACAATGACATCAGATCGAAGCTCGGCCTGCAGGGCAAGAAGGTGATTCTGAGCGTCGGACGACAGGTCGAGAGAAAGGGCAGCGACACGGTCATCAGGTCGCTGCCGGAGGTTCTGAAGATAGTTCCGAATGCACATTACGTTATCGCGGGCGACGGTGATTATCTGTCGCGGTTGCGCGACCTGACCCGCGAGCTCTCACTGGAGCGATGCGTGACCTTCGCGCTGTCCCCCACGGATTTCGAGATGCCGGGACTCTATGCCATGTGCGATGTGTTCGCGATGGTTAGCCGCACGCTCCCCGGCAACGATTGCGAGGGCTTCGGGATAGTATTCTTGGAGGCTGGAGCCTGCGGGCGGCCCGTTATCGGCGGGGATTCCGGCGGCATCCCGGACGCCGTCGTGGATGGAGAGACCGGGTTTCTCGTGGATTCTACGGATGTGGGCGCGGTAGGCAGAGCTATCGTCCGTCTTCTCGCGGATGACGGGTTGGCACGCCGCATGGGAGAGGCCGGAAGGCGGCGTGTGCTGCGCGGGTTCACCATTCAGTCACAGGCGGCACACCTGTCGCGAGTGATACGGGGACAATCCTGAGATGGATTCTCCGGTGTCAGGCGGAAGGAAGGCAAGGAACGTGCGGACAGTGATGAGGTTGCTTCGGCGATGGGTGATTAGCCCGGTCGCTAGCCGGGTGATTCTAGGCTGGGTTCTGCTCAGGTCGGTGGCCTTCGGGCCTCCCAGAGTCCTTATGTATAACAGCCACATCAACGTCGCGATCCTGCGTTGGTTCGGGGCGACCGTAGGGAAGGGGGTCCGCGCGCATCCTCCTATCACGCTCCACGCTTGCGAGGACGGGTATGGGAATCTGTTCCTGGGTGACGGATGTAATCTCAACGCGAATGTCTATCTTGACCTATCCGGAAAGATCGTTCTCGAACGGGGTGTCGGGATCGGCCCGGGGGCGATTATCAATACGCACAACCGGTTCAACTACGACGAATACTTGGAAGAACGTCTGTCTCATCAGTGCGGAGTCGGGGAGGTTATCGTCAGAGAGTGTTCGTCAGTCAAAGCGAACGCATTGGTTATCATGGGAGTCACGATCGGGAGGCACTGCGTAGTGGCAGGTGGTGCCGTCGTGAACCGCGATGTTCCGGACTACAGTTTCGCCGTCGGTGTGCCTGCAAAGGTGCAGGATAGCCTTGCGCCCGAGACTCTGGCTGAACGGGCCGGTGAGTCGTCCGCTTGCGAGGATCGGGGATGACAGGATAGATGCATTGTCGCGCTGAATGCATCGGTTCTCGAGGCGCGCGGCATCACATGGCTATGAGTGCATCGCAGAGATGCTGGAAGATATAGATGGACTGGAATCCAGGTGACGGCGAGTTTCGCAGCAAGACGGTTCAAGGGATCGGTTGGAGTCTGTCCAGCCAAGTCGTGAAT from Armatimonadota bacterium encodes:
- a CDS encoding 3-keto-5-aminohexanoate cleavage protein, producing the protein MNSLAVAMGGGVRVGLEDSVWYDVARTSPARNQERDRLPWSDVDRSYRAGYTQMLGLRVL
- a CDS encoding glycosyltransferase family 4 protein is translated as MDGLLIATPFPPARGGIQNYLLGLYSNLPEHRFCVLSPRQPGCRDFDAVHSRLAIRRPRRMPRIRGARSVGIFIEAMRVVACDRVRHIHCGVVLPDGRVGYLLRRITGRPYLVYAYGMELYGSPAYESLITSILRGAGTVVAISRFTRSRLLDLGVDAARIELIPPGVDADFYVAGERDNDIRSKLGLQGKKVILSVGRQVERKGSDTVIRSLPEVLKIVPNAHYVIAGDGDYLSRLRDLTRELSLERCVTFALSPTDFEMPGLYAMCDVFAMVSRTLPGNDCEGFGIVFLEAGACGRPVIGGDSGGIPDAVVDGETGFLVDSTDVGAVGRAIVRLLADDGLARRMGEAGRRRVLRGFTIQSQAAHLSRVIRGQS
- a CDS encoding acyltransferase; amino-acid sequence: MRTVMRLLRRWVISPVASRVILGWVLLRSVAFGPPRVLMYNSHINVAILRWFGATVGKGVRAHPPITLHACEDGYGNLFLGDGCNLNANVYLDLSGKIVLERGVGIGPGAIINTHNRFNYDEYLEERLSHQCGVGEVIVRECSSVKANALVIMGVTIGRHCVVAGGAVVNRDVPDYSFAVGVPAKVQDSLAPETLAERAGESSACEDRG